One genomic segment of Chitinophaga sancti includes these proteins:
- the hpf gene encoding ribosome hibernation-promoting factor, HPF/YfiA family: MNVQIQTVHFDADSKLIDHVSKKVAKLNTYYDRIISVEVFLKLDGIAHQIKDKVAEIKVHIPRQDLFVKHESKSFEESFDLAFDSVVNQIKRTKEKKLQ; this comes from the coding sequence ATGAACGTTCAAATTCAAACTGTGCATTTTGATGCGGATTCCAAATTGATTGATCATGTGAGCAAAAAAGTCGCAAAGCTCAATACTTATTATGACAGGATCATCAGTGTGGAAGTTTTTCTAAAGTTGGATGGAATAGCCCATCAAATCAAGGATAAAGTAGCCGAGATAAAAGTGCACATTCCGCGCCAGGACTTATTTGTAAAGCACGAAAGCAAATCCTTCGAAGAATCTTTTGACCTCGCATTTGACTCCGTTGTTAACCAGATTAAGCGTACTAAGGAGAAAAAACTTCAGTAA
- the tuf gene encoding elongation factor Tu: MAKETFKRDKPHVNIGTIGHVDHGKTTLTAAITNILASKGLAEKKGYDEIDAAPEEKERGITINTAHVEYQTASRHYAHVDCPGHADYVKNMITGAAQMDGAILVVAATDGPMPQTKEHILLARQVGVPRIVVFMNKVDLVDDPELLELVELEIRELLSKYNYDGDNTPIIKGSATGALAGEEKWVAAVEELMNSVDEYIPLPPRPVDMPFLMSVEDVFSITGRGTVATGRIERGRIKVGEPVEIVGLIEKPLTSTCTGVEMFKKLLDEGEAGDNAGLLLRGIEKKDIRRGMVITKPGTITPHTDFKCEVYVLSKEEGGRHTPFFQKYRPQFYFRTTDVTGEVELPAGVEMVMPGDNIGLVVKLIAPIAMEKGLKFAIREGGRTVGAGQVTEIIK; encoded by the coding sequence ATGGCAAAAGAAACCTTTAAGCGGGATAAACCCCACGTAAACATTGGTACCATCGGCCACGTTGACCACGGTAAAACTACCTTAACTGCTGCCATTACAAATATTTTGGCAAGCAAGGGTCTGGCTGAGAAGAAAGGATATGATGAAATTGATGCCGCACCTGAAGAAAAGGAAAGAGGTATTACCATCAACACTGCACACGTAGAATACCAGACTGCAAGTCGTCACTATGCGCACGTTGACTGTCCAGGTCACGCTGACTATGTGAAGAACATGATCACTGGTGCTGCGCAGATGGACGGTGCTATCCTGGTGGTTGCTGCTACAGATGGTCCAATGCCACAAACTAAAGAACACATCCTGCTCGCTCGTCAGGTAGGTGTACCTCGTATCGTTGTTTTCATGAACAAAGTTGACCTGGTAGACGATCCTGAACTGCTGGAACTGGTAGAACTGGAAATCCGCGAGCTGCTGAGCAAATATAACTACGATGGTGACAACACTCCAATCATCAAGGGTTCCGCTACAGGTGCTCTGGCTGGTGAAGAGAAATGGGTTGCTGCTGTAGAAGAGCTGATGAACTCTGTAGATGAGTACATTCCGCTGCCTCCTCGCCCAGTTGATATGCCTTTCCTGATGTCTGTAGAAGACGTTTTCTCTATCACAGGTCGTGGTACCGTTGCAACCGGTCGTATCGAACGTGGTCGTATCAAGGTGGGTGAACCAGTTGAAATCGTTGGTCTGATCGAAAAACCTCTTACTTCTACCTGTACAGGTGTTGAAATGTTTAAGAAATTACTCGACGAAGGTGAAGCTGGTGACAACGCTGGTCTGCTGCTCCGTGGTATTGAAAAGAAAGATATCCGTCGTGGTATGGTTATCACTAAACCAGGTACTATCACTCCGCACACCGATTTCAAATGTGAAGTATACGTACTGAGCAAAGAAGAAGGTGGCCGTCACACTCCATTCTTCCAGAAATACCGTCCTCAGTTCTACTTCCGTACTACGGATGTAACTGGTGAGGTTGAACTGCCAGCTGGTGTTGAAATGGTTATGCCAGGTGATAACATCGGTCTCGTGGTTAAGCTGATCGCTCCAATCGCTATGGAAAAAGGTCTGAAATTCGCTATCCGCGAAGGTGGACGTACCGTAGGTGCTGGTCAGGTTACTGAAATCATCAAGTAA
- the secE gene encoding preprotein translocase subunit SecE, which translates to MNKLRNYFRESYHELVHKVSWPSWQELQSSTMVVLIATVVITLVVWGMDALSNLVLTQYYKMF; encoded by the coding sequence ATGAACAAGCTCAGAAACTATTTCCGGGAATCCTATCATGAACTGGTGCATAAAGTATCCTGGCCTAGCTGGCAGGAACTACAGTCCTCTACAATGGTTGTTCTAATCGCTACCGTGGTAATTACCCTTGTTGTATGGGGAATGGATGCCCTTTCTAACCTGGTGTTAACACAGTATTATAAAATGTTCTAA
- the nusG gene encoding transcription termination/antitermination protein NusG → MMIEASNNPAEETNVPTQDTKWYVLRVVSGKEKKVKEYLDIEVRRSDWGNVITQIFLPVEKVYKVQAGKKVMREKNFYPGYVMIEAIDGKMSDEVIQSIRNVSGVIHFLGKEKPIALRKAEVNKMLGKVDELSDNGLTMSEPFIVGETIKIIDGPFNDFNGIIEEVIEDKKKLKVTVKIFGRATPVELNFMQVEKIS, encoded by the coding sequence ATGATGATAGAAGCATCCAATAACCCTGCAGAAGAAACAAATGTTCCGACCCAGGATACCAAATGGTATGTACTGAGAGTGGTGAGTGGAAAAGAAAAGAAGGTGAAAGAATACCTGGATATTGAGGTGCGCCGTTCCGATTGGGGAAATGTGATCACTCAGATCTTCTTACCTGTTGAGAAAGTGTATAAAGTACAGGCCGGTAAGAAAGTGATGCGCGAAAAGAACTTTTATCCCGGATATGTGATGATTGAAGCTATAGATGGTAAAATGAGTGACGAAGTCATCCAATCCATCCGCAACGTGTCCGGTGTGATTCACTTCCTTGGTAAAGAAAAGCCGATCGCTCTGCGTAAAGCTGAAGTAAATAAAATGTTAGGTAAGGTCGATGAACTGTCTGATAACGGACTGACCATGAGCGAACCTTTCATCGTTGGTGAAACTATCAAGATTATCGACGGACCATTCAATGACTTTAATGGTATTATTGAAGAGGTGATCGAAGATAAGAAGAAGTTGAAGGTGACAGTAAAGATCTTTGGTCGCGCTACACCAGTGGAGTTGAACTTTATGCAGGTAGAAAAAATAAGCTAA
- a CDS encoding response regulator transcription factor, translating to MKILLIEDEPKVAAFIKKGLEEDQHQVEVAYDGEIGHKAIMQHDYDVIIMDVMLPYMNGLQLSKSIREQGIRTPVLMLTALNTTPDIVDGLNSGADDYLAKPFHFSELLARTNALHRRTADFKAATTKLTFMDLILDLDTKTATRENKEIILTAKEYALLELFMNNCNKVLSRAYIAQTVWGLDFDSGTNTIDVYINYLRNKIEKGFSGDRLIHTVVGMGYVMKMK from the coding sequence GTGAAGATACTACTGATAGAAGATGAGCCCAAAGTCGCCGCTTTCATCAAAAAAGGACTGGAAGAAGACCAACACCAGGTGGAAGTAGCTTACGATGGCGAAATCGGGCATAAAGCAATCATGCAGCACGATTACGATGTGATCATCATGGATGTGATGCTCCCCTACATGAACGGCCTGCAATTGAGCAAAAGCATCCGTGAACAAGGCATCCGTACCCCCGTGCTCATGCTCACTGCCCTCAATACTACCCCCGACATCGTAGATGGCCTCAACTCCGGCGCAGACGACTACCTCGCCAAACCATTTCACTTCAGTGAACTCCTGGCCAGAACAAACGCCCTGCACCGCCGTACCGCCGACTTCAAAGCCGCTACCACCAAACTCACCTTCATGGACCTCATCCTGGACCTGGACACCAAAACAGCCACCCGGGAAAACAAAGAAATCATCCTCACCGCCAAGGAATACGCTTTGTTAGAACTCTTCATGAATAACTGCAATAAAGTCCTCTCCCGCGCATACATCGCCCAAACTGTATGGGGACTGGACTTCGACAGCGGTACCAACACTATTGATGTATATATCAACTACCTCCGCAATAAAATTGAAAAAGGATTTTCTGGCGATCGCTTAATTCACACCGTAGTCGGCATGGGGTACGTGATGAAGATGAAATAA
- a CDS encoding HAMP domain-containing sensor histidine kinase: MKIRHRLALQFTVLSGCILLVIFVLVYLLLQNYVNNTFFSQLEDRALITAQVFLEKDELAKKKWKDIEKKYIQTIPGEDGMIYDEENQPVFIEPGALHIPPAVIQAVRYHKKYRFHYKGKPAVGLYYSDNQGNFVIFVTAGNEAGQAQLMHNLWILGGTFALGMLMVFVIGQWFSYRALRPINFINRQVKNIRASNLHARVKKSRNEDEIDELASNFNDLLEHLEKAFHMQQSFVSNASHELRTPLTAIITELEVILQKQRNQEDYMKTLRSVLDESAKLKTITNGLLELTQADKDAHAGKEHIRLDELLWDLREEWAGKHPEQLLNMQMLQLPEDATRLEITGNRELLVLAIKNIIKNAFKFSGNQPVDCTLDCQEEQLLITITDSGIGISPEDAERIFMPLFRANNARIYPGFGIGLSMAQKIIQAHNGHISVSSEPGDGSTFNVSFTIHH; the protein is encoded by the coding sequence ATGAAGATACGTCACCGACTGGCATTGCAGTTTACCGTTCTATCAGGTTGCATCCTGCTGGTCATTTTCGTGCTCGTATACCTCCTGTTGCAAAACTATGTGAATAACACCTTTTTTAGCCAGCTGGAAGACCGTGCCCTCATCACTGCACAGGTATTCCTGGAAAAAGATGAACTGGCCAAAAAGAAGTGGAAAGACATCGAAAAGAAATACATACAGACCATCCCCGGCGAAGATGGTATGATCTACGATGAAGAAAACCAACCTGTATTTATTGAACCCGGTGCCCTCCACATACCACCTGCCGTTATCCAGGCAGTTCGCTACCATAAAAAGTACCGTTTCCATTATAAAGGTAAACCCGCTGTAGGGCTTTATTATTCAGACAACCAGGGGAACTTTGTCATTTTCGTCACCGCCGGCAACGAAGCGGGGCAGGCACAATTGATGCATAACCTCTGGATATTAGGGGGCACATTTGCACTCGGCATGCTCATGGTATTTGTAATCGGGCAGTGGTTCTCCTATCGTGCATTGCGCCCCATCAATTTCATTAACAGACAGGTAAAAAATATCCGGGCCTCTAACCTGCATGCCCGTGTGAAAAAGAGCCGTAATGAAGATGAAATCGATGAACTGGCCAGTAATTTTAATGACCTGCTGGAACACCTGGAAAAAGCATTTCACATGCAGCAATCCTTTGTCTCCAATGCATCGCATGAGTTACGTACACCATTGACAGCTATTATTACAGAGCTGGAAGTCATTCTCCAAAAACAAAGAAATCAGGAAGACTATATGAAAACATTGCGCTCTGTACTGGATGAATCAGCCAAACTGAAAACCATCACCAATGGACTGCTGGAGCTCACCCAGGCCGATAAAGATGCCCATGCAGGCAAAGAACATATCAGACTGGACGAACTGCTGTGGGACCTGCGGGAAGAATGGGCCGGAAAACATCCGGAACAGTTACTCAATATGCAGATGTTGCAATTGCCTGAAGATGCTACCAGACTGGAAATAACAGGGAACAGAGAGTTGCTGGTACTGGCTATCAAAAATATCATCAAGAATGCCTTTAAGTTCTCCGGCAATCAACCTGTGGATTGCACCCTGGATTGTCAGGAAGAGCAATTGTTAATAACAATCACGGATAGTGGAATCGGTATATCACCCGAAGATGCAGAACGTATTTTTATGCCACTCTTCAGGGCAAATAATGCACGTATCTATCCCGGTTTTGGCATCGGCTTATCGATGGCACAAAAGATCATCCAGGCACACAATGGACACATCAGTGTGAGCAGTGAACCCGGCGACGGCAGCACATTTAACGTTTCCTTCACGATTCACCATTAA
- a CDS encoding TolC family protein, producing the protein MKRVLFLFLYLAAMLPVAEAQTDTVRYALPDAEKVFLENNLSLLAGKLEIPIVEAKILQARAWPNPNLSIGDIQFYTNGTTASAPPLFGNFWRDRTFSAQLEQLIYTARKRKKNIDLESRNKDLAASNFMDLLQSLKADFRQTEASLLYLQQIQGDQLFQLGVVNTLLRAQEAMLKQGNISQTEMYRIKALQISLHSDINETHEDLTAQQEHLKNLLALNSNVYLVLNDPIPTSDMVTELEQHPLQELLTQATQHNAGIMAAQQQKQVSVAALTVEKANRVPDLSLNVNYDRAGNDQLNFMGAGVSMDLPFFNRNKGNIKAAQLAVQQSDLLEKNKITEVNNAVVKEWTDLHKAIGLYESIDTDYLDKLDTMVEGISRNFVSRNISLLEFLDFFSSFRDSRQQYYAAIRNISMKKATLNYLTGTEL; encoded by the coding sequence TTGAAACGGGTATTATTCCTCTTCCTATATCTCGCAGCCATGCTGCCTGTAGCTGAAGCGCAGACAGATACTGTACGGTATGCGCTGCCGGATGCTGAAAAGGTTTTTCTTGAAAATAATCTGTCACTGCTGGCAGGGAAACTGGAAATCCCTATAGTAGAAGCAAAGATCCTGCAGGCAAGAGCATGGCCCAATCCCAACCTGTCTATCGGCGACATCCAGTTTTATACCAATGGTACGACCGCATCTGCGCCTCCGCTATTTGGTAATTTCTGGAGAGACAGAACATTCAGCGCACAACTGGAACAACTGATTTATACCGCACGCAAGCGAAAGAAAAATATTGACCTGGAATCCCGCAACAAAGACCTCGCGGCAAGCAATTTCATGGACTTGCTACAATCATTGAAAGCTGACTTCAGGCAAACAGAAGCCTCTTTACTATATCTGCAACAGATACAGGGCGATCAGTTATTTCAGTTAGGCGTTGTGAATACTTTATTAAGGGCACAAGAGGCCATGCTGAAGCAGGGAAATATTTCACAAACTGAAATGTACCGTATCAAAGCTTTACAGATCTCCCTGCACTCGGATATCAATGAAACACACGAAGACCTGACGGCACAGCAGGAACACCTGAAAAACTTACTGGCGCTGAACTCAAATGTGTACCTGGTATTGAACGATCCAATACCTACTTCAGATATGGTCACTGAATTGGAGCAACATCCTTTGCAGGAATTACTCACACAGGCTACACAACACAATGCTGGTATCATGGCCGCACAGCAACAAAAACAGGTGAGTGTAGCTGCATTGACTGTAGAAAAAGCAAACAGGGTGCCTGACCTGAGCCTCAATGTAAATTATGACAGAGCAGGTAATGATCAGCTCAACTTTATGGGTGCCGGTGTCTCTATGGATCTGCCATTTTTCAACAGGAATAAAGGCAATATCAAAGCGGCACAACTGGCGGTACAACAAAGTGATCTGTTAGAGAAAAATAAGATCACAGAAGTGAATAATGCGGTGGTAAAAGAATGGACAGACCTGCACAAAGCGATTGGTTTGTATGAAAGTATTGACACCGACTACCTGGATAAACTCGATACTATGGTAGAAGGCATCAGCCGCAACTTCGTGAGCCGGAATATAAGTCTGCTGGAATTTCTTGATTTCTTCAGCTCATTCCGCGACAGCAGGCAGCAATACTATGCTGCAATCAGGAACATCAGTATGAAAAAGGCGACGCTTAATTACTTAACCGGAACGGAGCTATAA
- a CDS encoding efflux RND transporter periplasmic adaptor subunit has protein sequence MYRIFYIGLAMVLISACHNSTSTAITTTQEENTCIISPSLKKLIQLTPLSEAPVHGELELTGSVSYDQDHLYHYQSLASGVVRDVRFNLGDYVTKGQVLAEIKTTELSDQSAGLHKAEAALALAERQLRATTSLHDDGIASDKELLEAQNEVAADNLEINRIKETLTIQGGSVDKGVLLIHAPMSGDIVAKKMTTGYQVNAGDDDLFIISDLKRVWVMANVYAAQLGMVKAGQEVAISTTAYPGKVFTGRIARLSNIFDPEEKVMKAVVEIDNANLELKPDMMVSVNVHMSTNEQALAVPLDAVIFDDDNYHVIAYHSDCDVRELTINPLSHDKQYYYVKEDVLHKGDTIISRNQLLIYNQLKGR, from the coding sequence ATGTACCGTATATTTTACATAGGACTGGCCATGGTATTAATATCAGCCTGTCACAATTCTACCTCTACCGCTATCACCACTACGCAGGAGGAAAATACCTGCATTATTTCTCCCAGCCTGAAAAAGCTGATTCAGTTAACACCGCTGTCAGAGGCTCCGGTACACGGAGAGCTGGAACTGACCGGGAGTGTGAGTTATGATCAGGATCACCTGTACCATTATCAATCACTGGCCAGTGGTGTAGTAAGAGACGTGCGTTTTAACCTCGGTGATTATGTCACCAAAGGACAGGTATTGGCCGAAATAAAAACGACAGAATTAAGTGATCAATCTGCGGGGCTTCACAAAGCAGAAGCTGCGCTTGCACTGGCAGAAAGACAATTGAGAGCGACGACCAGTCTGCACGACGATGGCATTGCATCTGACAAGGAATTGCTGGAAGCACAGAATGAAGTGGCCGCAGATAATCTGGAAATTAACAGGATCAAGGAAACCCTCACTATACAGGGGGGCAGTGTGGATAAAGGGGTATTACTGATACATGCGCCTATGAGTGGTGATATAGTGGCGAAGAAAATGACTACCGGCTATCAGGTGAATGCGGGTGATGATGATCTGTTTATCATTTCTGACCTGAAGCGGGTGTGGGTCATGGCAAATGTATATGCGGCACAGTTAGGTATGGTGAAAGCGGGGCAGGAAGTAGCGATCAGTACCACTGCTTATCCGGGAAAAGTATTTACAGGCAGGATCGCCCGTCTTTCCAACATCTTTGATCCGGAAGAAAAAGTAATGAAAGCAGTGGTGGAAATTGACAATGCCAATCTGGAATTAAAGCCGGATATGATGGTGAGTGTGAATGTACATATGAGCACAAATGAACAGGCGCTGGCAGTGCCACTGGATGCCGTAATCTTTGATGATGATAACTACCATGTAATAGCTTATCACAGTGACTGCGATGTACGTGAACTGACCATTAATCCGCTGTCGCACGATAAGCAGTATTATTATGTGAAAGAGGATGTACTGCACAAAGGTGATACCATCATCAGTCGCAACCAGTTATTGATCTATAATCAGCTGAAAGGAAGATAG